Proteins encoded by one window of Erythrobacter sp.:
- the moaA gene encoding GTP 3',8-cyclase MoaA → MSCAKPLVDAFQRRISYLRLSVTDRCDLRCSYCMPERMTFLPKAEVLSLEELHKLGLAFIERGITKIRLTGGEPLVRRDVIELVQALGRKLGDGLDELTLTTNGTQLEQFAEPLFAAGVRRINVSLDTMDGALFEQLSRRDRLVQVLRGIAAAKAAGLKVKINTVALKGLNEEEIPFLVEWAHANGHDLTLIEVMPLGEVDGERVDHYLPLPAVRDRLEERFTLEEIGDNTGGPARYVRVAETGGRLGFITPLSNNFCATCNRIRVTATGQLYACLGGAEQVDLRAALRSDSPDERLSAALDEAMRIKPERHHFHIAEGAAPAQPRHMSVTGG, encoded by the coding sequence ATGTCCTGCGCCAAGCCCCTCGTCGATGCCTTCCAGCGCCGCATATCCTATCTGCGGCTGTCGGTGACCGATCGCTGCGACCTGCGCTGTTCGTACTGCATGCCCGAACGGATGACCTTCCTGCCCAAGGCGGAAGTGCTGAGCCTGGAAGAGCTGCACAAGCTCGGGCTCGCCTTCATCGAACGCGGGATCACCAAGATCCGCCTGACCGGGGGCGAGCCGCTGGTGCGGCGCGATGTGATCGAACTGGTGCAGGCGCTGGGGCGCAAGCTGGGTGACGGGCTGGACGAACTCACGCTCACCACCAACGGCACCCAGCTGGAGCAGTTTGCGGAACCGCTGTTCGCGGCGGGCGTGCGGCGGATCAATGTCAGCCTCGATACAATGGACGGCGCGCTGTTCGAACAGCTTTCGCGGCGCGACCGGCTGGTGCAGGTGCTGCGCGGAATCGCTGCGGCCAAGGCGGCGGGGTTGAAGGTCAAGATCAACACCGTGGCGCTCAAAGGGCTGAACGAGGAGGAAATCCCCTTCCTCGTCGAATGGGCCCACGCCAATGGCCACGACCTGACGCTGATCGAGGTGATGCCGCTGGGCGAAGTCGATGGGGAGCGAGTCGATCATTACCTGCCGCTGCCCGCCGTGCGGGACCGGCTCGAAGAACGTTTCACGCTGGAGGAGATCGGCGACAACACCGGCGGCCCGGCGCGTTATGTGCGGGTTGCGGAGACCGGCGGGCGGCTGGGGTTCATCACCCCGCTCAGCAACAATTTCTGCGCTACGTGCAATCGTATCCGGGTGACCGCGACCGGCCAGCTCTATGCCTGCCTCGGCGGGGCGGAGCAGGTCGATCTGCGCGCCGCGCTGCGCTCCGATTCGCCTGACGAGCGACTCTCCGCTGCGCTGGACGAAGCCATGCGGATCAAGCCCGAACGCCACCATTTCCATATCGCCGAAGGCGCCGCGCCTGCGCAGCCACGGCATATGTCGGTGACGGGCGGCTGA
- the rpmA gene encoding 50S ribosomal protein L27: MAHKKAGGSSRNGRDSAGRRLGVKKFGSQEVIPGNIIVRQRGTKFYPGVNVGMGKDHTLFALEAGLVRFHDGKQGRKYVSVDAMAQAAE; encoded by the coding sequence ATGGCACATAAAAAAGCTGGCGGTTCGTCGCGCAACGGTCGCGATTCGGCCGGTCGTCGCCTTGGTGTGAAGAAGTTCGGCAGCCAGGAAGTGATTCCGGGCAACATTATCGTGCGCCAGCGCGGCACCAAGTTCTATCCCGGCGTCAATGTCGGCATGGGCAAGGACCACACGCTTTTCGCGCTCGAAGCCGGCCTCGTGCGATTCCACGATGGGAAGCAAGGCCGCAAATACGTGTCGGTAGACGCGATGGCGCAAGCTGCCGAATAA
- a CDS encoding molybdenum cofactor biosynthesis protein MoaE, with translation MAITVRLLDSPFNPGAFVGPFTNAHPGLGGVCTFVGEVRGDADVEALELIHYERMTLPAMERLAMAAVDRFALMGLLLVHRAGIMHPGEPIVLVSACAKHRRGAIYAVDFCMDHLKSDSWFWKREKRGDGWHWIEPREDDHRDLARWEK, from the coding sequence ATGGCGATCACCGTCCGCCTGCTCGATTCGCCGTTCAATCCGGGCGCCTTCGTCGGACCATTCACCAATGCCCATCCGGGTCTTGGTGGGGTCTGCACATTCGTTGGCGAAGTGCGCGGGGACGCAGATGTCGAGGCGCTCGAGTTGATTCACTACGAACGCATGACACTGCCCGCGATGGAGCGACTAGCTATGGCAGCGGTGGATCGATTCGCGCTGATGGGACTGCTGCTTGTCCACCGAGCGGGGATAATGCACCCTGGTGAGCCGATCGTGCTGGTATCGGCCTGCGCAAAGCATCGGCGCGGGGCGATCTATGCGGTAGACTTTTGCATGGATCACCTGAAGTCGGACAGCTGGTTCTGGAAGCGCGAGAAGCGGGGAGACGGCTGGCACTGGATCGAGCCGCGCGAGGACGATCACCGCGATCTCGCCCGCTGGGAAAAATAG
- a CDS encoding MoaD/ThiS family protein, with protein MTVTVVFLGKLADLSGQGERLLPAPLDWPGLLAALDDELAEAVGGEKVRLAVDGELLADKTTLAALDGSEVALLPPVSGG; from the coding sequence ATGACGGTGACGGTGGTCTTCCTCGGCAAGCTTGCCGATCTCTCGGGTCAGGGGGAGCGGCTGCTTCCTGCTCCGCTCGACTGGCCCGGTCTGCTGGCAGCATTGGATGATGAACTGGCCGAAGCCGTGGGGGGTGAGAAGGTCCGGCTGGCGGTGGACGGCGAACTGCTGGCGGACAAGACCACGCTGGCAGCGCTGGACGGGTCCGAAGTCGCGCTGCTGCCGCCCGTTTCCGGCGGCTGA
- a CDS encoding metal-dependent hydrolase: MTAHPHWQASTPVDHALTVRDRRFARDQRRQRGVDPVASAWFAALSASFPRGEAMFIDAVKAHREGVPEQLATEIRDFIRQEVNHSREHIAFNRAVEEAGYDLTEIDARVKGLVADTQAAPAIVQLAITCALEHFTAMFAHQFLKNPSSLATAGMGDPQLWLWHAVEEIEHKAVAYDTFLHATRNWSAAKRWRMRSIIMVLVTFRFLKNRTSDALELLAQDGITGWRAKRGVFAYLFGKPGILRKIFPAWLGYFRPGFHPWDHDDRHLIAHWDGEQAAVAHGPVQAATGHSMVAAPGS; the protein is encoded by the coding sequence ATGACCGCCCACCCCCACTGGCAAGCGAGCACCCCCGTCGATCATGCGCTGACAGTGCGCGACCGCCGCTTTGCGCGAGACCAGCGCCGCCAGCGCGGAGTCGATCCCGTGGCTTCGGCGTGGTTCGCAGCCCTCTCCGCCAGCTTCCCTCGCGGGGAAGCGATGTTCATCGACGCAGTGAAGGCGCACCGCGAGGGTGTGCCCGAGCAACTGGCCACCGAGATCCGCGATTTCATCCGCCAGGAAGTGAACCATTCGCGCGAGCATATCGCATTTAATCGCGCGGTGGAGGAAGCCGGGTACGATCTCACCGAAATTGACGCGCGGGTGAAGGGTCTTGTCGCGGATACCCAGGCCGCGCCCGCCATTGTCCAGCTCGCGATCACCTGTGCGCTTGAACATTTCACCGCCATGTTCGCGCATCAGTTCCTCAAGAATCCCTCCTCGCTCGCCACCGCAGGCATGGGCGATCCGCAGCTATGGCTTTGGCACGCGGTCGAAGAAATCGAGCACAAGGCGGTCGCCTACGACACCTTCCTCCACGCCACCCGCAACTGGAGCGCGGCCAAGCGCTGGCGGATGCGCTCGATCATCATGGTGCTGGTCACTTTCCGCTTCCTGAAGAACCGCACCAGCGACGCGCTGGAACTGCTGGCGCAGGATGGCATTACCGGCTGGCGCGCCAAGCGGGGCGTGTTCGCCTACCTGTTCGGCAAGCCCGGCATCCTGCGCAAGATATTCCCCGCCTGGCTCGGCTACTTCCGCCCAGGCTTCCACCCGTGGGACCACGATGACCGCCACCTGATCGCGCATTGGGATGGCGAGCAGGCGGCGGTGGCGCATGGTCCGGTTCAGGCGGCCACCGGGCACTCCATGGTCGCAGCGCCGGGAAGCTGA
- a CDS encoding dihydroneopterin aldolase, which translates to MADSLYLELVDFEHDVHTGIYSEETGRPQPLRFSVRARLKAQRFFDADTPLDASKNYMDLKFACSQALGTTHYKLIEAVADHVCETLFLQDARVEEVQVKIVKLALSEANEQIGITLTRERR; encoded by the coding sequence ATGGCAGACAGCCTCTATCTCGAACTCGTGGATTTCGAACACGATGTCCACACCGGCATCTATTCGGAAGAAACCGGTCGCCCGCAGCCGCTGCGGTTCAGCGTCCGCGCGCGGCTGAAGGCACAGCGGTTCTTCGATGCCGATACGCCGTTGGATGCCAGCAAGAACTACATGGACCTGAAATTCGCCTGCTCACAAGCGCTGGGCACCACGCATTACAAGCTGATCGAGGCGGTGGCCGATCACGTCTGCGAAACGCTTTTTCTGCAGGATGCACGGGTGGAAGAGGTGCAGGTGAAGATCGTCAAGCTGGCGCTGAGCGAGGCGAACGAGCAGATCGGCATTACGCTCACACGCGAGCGGCGCTGA
- a CDS encoding GNAT family N-acetyltransferase produces MFMRTQRLFLRPIFEEDWPEVLSCLGDFDVVRMLANAPWPYTEELARAHCQSVLAEGEIRLAITVPGKLGAPVIGNIGLRPNPSGVHQLGFWLGREWHRRGYGAEAVRGIVALADALGIPCIESGHYLENIASGKVLRSAGFVATGELSPTRCMARNGEVLLARRYRRQLPGAATMECPVAA; encoded by the coding sequence ATGTTCATGCGTACCCAGCGGCTGTTCCTGCGGCCTATATTCGAGGAGGATTGGCCAGAGGTCCTGTCCTGCCTCGGCGATTTCGATGTGGTGCGGATGCTGGCGAATGCGCCTTGGCCCTACACTGAGGAACTTGCCCGCGCGCATTGCCAGTCGGTTCTGGCCGAAGGTGAAATCCGCCTGGCCATTACCGTGCCCGGAAAGTTGGGCGCGCCTGTCATCGGCAATATCGGACTGCGACCGAACCCGTCCGGTGTCCATCAACTCGGCTTCTGGCTGGGGCGCGAGTGGCATAGGCGCGGGTACGGAGCAGAAGCTGTGCGCGGCATCGTGGCACTGGCCGATGCGCTTGGAATTCCGTGCATCGAATCAGGTCACTACCTGGAAAATATTGCCAGTGGCAAGGTGTTGCGCAGCGCGGGCTTTGTTGCAACGGGCGAGCTTTCCCCGACGCGCTGCATGGCACGCAACGGCGAAGTGCTTTTGGCTCGCCGCTACCGGCGTCAGCTTCCCGGCGCTGCGACCATGGAGTGCCCGGTGGCCGCCTGA
- the rplU gene encoding 50S ribosomal protein L21, whose protein sequence is MFAVVRTGGKQYRVAEGDKIAVEKLAGEAGDTIVLNDVLLAGEGDDLADASKITVSAEVIAQAKSEKVIVFKKRRRHNYRRKAGHRQQLTLLRIVGVGEAKKAAPKKAAAVKDTSEEPAAAETHKAAPVKDAAEAKAPAKKPAAKKAPAKKAAKATDSE, encoded by the coding sequence ATGTTCGCAGTAGTGCGCACGGGCGGCAAGCAATATCGCGTCGCCGAAGGAGACAAGATCGCGGTCGAGAAGCTGGCGGGTGAAGCCGGCGATACGATCGTGCTCAACGATGTTTTGCTCGCCGGTGAAGGCGACGATCTGGCCGATGCCTCCAAGATCACGGTTTCGGCCGAAGTGATTGCCCAGGCCAAGAGCGAGAAGGTGATCGTTTTCAAGAAGCGTCGCCGCCACAACTATCGCCGCAAGGCGGGCCACCGCCAGCAGCTAACCCTGCTGCGCATCGTGGGCGTTGGTGAAGCCAAGAAGGCTGCCCCGAAAAAGGCCGCTGCGGTGAAGGACACGTCGGAAGAGCCTGCCGCTGCCGAAACGCACAAGGCGGCACCGGTGAAGGACGCTGCGGAAGCAAAGGCTCCGGCCAAGAAGCCCGCCGCCAAGAAGGCCCCGGCCAAGAAGGCCGCCAAGGCTACCGACAGCGAATAA
- a CDS encoding DUF1499 domain-containing protein — MDDQTLAGEPAPATSPATPQGSKLIRWTGNFVLGGALILVTIVLVAATLARFDIIDKLAGFGPFYLSLNPARALTVIGIVALIIAFVRKTGGGGKLALGTILAGGLTVAVYVLLVIPAGKVPPIHDITTNLNTPPQFVELDRPPVSTGPFSQEEWRAFHEGAYADIQPILIDKAPEVVLADAQALMEDRGWEVAAYDAAAGRLEATATAGYVRFYDDVVLMVTPVADGSTRVDMRSVSRVGVSDVGYNAARIREFLADLQAV; from the coding sequence ATGGACGACCAGACACTTGCGGGCGAACCGGCCCCGGCCACCAGCCCTGCCACGCCGCAAGGATCGAAGCTGATTCGATGGACCGGCAATTTCGTTCTTGGTGGGGCGCTGATCCTGGTGACGATCGTACTGGTGGCAGCGACACTTGCGCGTTTCGACATAATCGACAAGCTGGCGGGGTTTGGTCCCTTTTACCTTTCGCTGAATCCGGCCCGCGCGCTCACCGTGATCGGCATCGTCGCCTTGATTATCGCTTTCGTCCGCAAGACCGGCGGCGGCGGCAAGCTGGCGCTGGGCACGATCCTCGCGGGCGGATTGACCGTGGCGGTCTACGTTCTGCTGGTTATTCCGGCCGGCAAGGTGCCGCCGATTCACGACATCACCACCAACCTGAACACTCCACCGCAGTTCGTGGAACTGGATCGCCCGCCGGTCAGCACCGGGCCGTTCAGCCAGGAGGAATGGCGCGCGTTCCATGAAGGTGCCTATGCCGATATCCAGCCGATCCTGATCGACAAAGCGCCCGAAGTGGTGCTGGCCGATGCCCAGGCGCTGATGGAAGATCGCGGCTGGGAAGTAGCCGCCTACGATGCCGCAGCAGGTCGGCTCGAAGCGACGGCAACCGCCGGTTACGTGCGCTTTTATGACGATGTGGTGCTGATGGTAACGCCAGTCGCCGATGGCAGCACGCGGGTGGATATGCGCAGCGTCAGCCGCGTGGGCGTAAGCGATGTCGGCTACAACGCCGCGCGCATCCGTGAATTCCTTGCCGATTTGCAGGCGGTATAA